The DNA region CTATgaagatatataatataatagagccaatattattcttaattaattatagcccttattagtttaattaatgttataataTCATCTCCACTTAGGAAAAGACACAATAAGGTTCAATTTTGTATGTATTTGAGTTAtcattgaatttgatattaaagaatatagaaacaattcaaattccaatgccttttatattttaaaatgtgaaTGGGTGTCTCCATTATTGTTCTTCAGTAAATTCTATAAgaatttatcttcaaaaagTAAGCTAGCAACCCAACCCAGATTAATAATTTCCGTGGTAAATAATTGTAACCCAGTATATAAAAACATTATCTACTTCAAGAAAGTTAACCCACCCACCTAGTAAATTATATAGGGTAGTAGAGATAGACAGGTAGCTTATTTACAAGTTTGATTAATttgggcaaaaaaaaaaaaaaagggaaatgcCATTATTAGGCTTTATCAAATTATACTAAAGTTTTGGATAGTCTgagtatatacataatttgggGAGCATCATTTTCAGGAAGAaacattattgaaattaatttctCATCATTCTAAGAGCAAGTGCTTGAAGCTCACCCAAATCAGTACTATTACACGGCCTCTTCTTATTTGCAAAAGCTTGAAATGAAAATTCTTCTCTGCAGCTCTCTATTTCTTGCATATTCATCCCATCGTTGTTGCGATCTGCTGATTCGAATGAGCTTTGTGGCGATATTGAATTCATGTAAGTTGGATAATTAGCAGGAAACGATGACACCCCCCCTGTGTTTCCCAGCCAATATTGATTCTCCATGTTCCTCGGATCCATTCTATTCTGACCCAGTTGAGCCTTCAGTTGCATCAATTGAGCTTGCAAAATTGCCACCTACAAAAACATTAGAGGTTCAGTAGCCAGAATCTAACATCAATGAAAGCAGAAAAATAACTTAATATGTGAGAAATATTTTTAGAACTCAAAGCAGAAAAAGATTACTGAtaatatatgagaaatattTTTCAGAGATAAAATAACTAGATTTGGTTGAAAATTTGAGTAATTACCTGTTGTTGCAAGGCGAAGATGTGTGCAACACAACCATAAACAGGATCTCTAATCCGAGCCTGAGCTTCATAGGCAATTGTGACAACAGCCTCATAACGATCAGCCACAGGAACATGCAACAACAATTTAGACACATTACTGGCACCAAAAACTTTATGAATGGCAGCGAACCGTGCAGGGCCTTGTTCGGAGCAAAAATAAGGTGCAAAAATACAATCTGATGCGCATTTTCGCCTGAGAAATTTACATGCACCACAAGGAGAGCCACTGCTATTCCCAGACGATGCCATATGATAATTAAGAGAcagaagaaggagaagagaatcttaaaaatggaaaataatttaaGGGCACACGAGCACACTAGGAAATGGTGCATATAAATCAAAGACTTCAAGGTGAGCGTGGGTAGGGGAGAGTGGGGCTTCTGAGAGTTGGGTTCCTCTTATAAGGAGTGTGAATAGGGGACATTAAGGGCCTATTTGTAGGCTTTTAATGGAGCATGCATTGATGGTTACGACAACATGGGTCAtttatttatgcttttattatttctaagtttaattttttatagtcCAAGTTTGATTTTGGGGTTTTGATATGTCAATCTTTTTCCGCCGAACGCCGCACCTGGGAACTGCGGTTGCTTGTCGTTTTATGGATGCTATTGTATcagtttcttcttctccttcaacGCCACCTGCAGGTGAAAGCCTGCCGACATAGGCTCTACTTATTTAGtgatttatataaatgtataaaggCTAAACCACCATTTCCCACCCTAACTCTaatgaaattacaatttttaatttaagtttgaaaaggtTATTTATCCATCCCataaaactaattttgttaGTAAGTTAATTAACTACtctatttaaaaataactaaaatacttTAATAACCCCACTAATCTTCTAATTTCTCAGTAAGGCCCAACCACATCCCTTCCTTCCCTTTTTTCAatctaaaacttcatttttttcaCTGTTTTTACAAAATCAGcacaaaagagagaaaataaaataattcttgaatttcaaGCAAGAGTCATCAGTGAGAAAGACAAAGGATGccagtaaaaaattaaaaaaaacaaaagaaaaagaaagtgtcGGTGGTGAAAATCACAGAGGagaaaggaaacaaattttttatacttttaaaagaaaattaatataattataataagtaattgaggaaatttaataaaaacattattggtaatagatatttaaattaaattgttattacattaagaaatgataaaaaataatttacacagAAACCAAACATAATTCACTCATAGAAGTAGATAATGGGTGAatgaataaactttttaaatttaaagggtaaaaattGCAATTTCATTAAGTTTGGGTGGAATTAAAGATTCAAGCAGCGTGCTTGTTTTTCAACATGTATAGGCAGCATGGTATAGCTAGCGTTGCTCAAAGTTTGATTCATCATATGCAGTGACAAGTAAAGTTAACTAATTTTCATCAGGGgaatgattatattaattaatctgGCATGTGGATGTCCATGTCCATGTCCGTTACCATAGAGATTGGATGCCTCATGAAGCAAAGAAGATACTAAAAACTTAGCTACTTTTGGGTTTTATTGGGATCTGGGCCACTAGATGATAATGATGGTATTGAAACAGACAAATAGTACTTCTAGGCCTGTTTTGCCTAAAGGGACGGGTTTTGAATACCAGTAAAGTTGGTGTATTGAATTGTGTTTCCTTCGTGTGGATTGCTTGCTTCCATTTTCAGATCAGATGAgacaaaagaaaccaaaaacaaaGCAACACGAGTGTAGTGTAAACTGTAGTGTAGCCATTGCAAAAAGGCTATTATGAAGTACAGGCCATCATCGATATCTCACAAACCCCACCCCGCCTGCTACAATCAAAACAATGGCTTGCGCTGTTGGGGTTTTTAGGGGATCACACATGACTGCTTTTTAGGAATTAGCTGTACAATTCTTCTTTTGCCAATCTTCTGATAATTAAATTGTTGGGATGCCTAATGCCTACCCTTTAATCTCTTTTGAAGCACAATAAAATCTCCACGTCTTATATCATGTATGTGGTCGGAAAGTTTGTTTGGATACACCATTCAATTATCTTTTGTCACTTTAGAGCCTTGAGCTTAACCTTTGTGATTAATACAAGAATGATAAAGTTGACTTCATAACAGAGAAATGCGACCCAAAGAAGAGTATTAAGaaacattaatatttatgatgtttgCATCAGCACACGTGAAAGATGTTGAAGCTACGAACAAACAGAGAAGCCAAGCCTCTTCAAAAAAAAGCTTCAAGTGTCACctttaacaaaagaaaatggctGTTTATGCACCAAAAAGCACATTCCCATGTCATATTCATATGCTAGCTAATTATTCATGGTATAACTCTTCAATTCTCTACCAGACATCACGCCAAAACTCCAACCTTAAAGTTTCCACGAAATAGACTCCATTTATTTTCAAGTCAATTTACACCATCATCATCCATGCACATGGCACACATGCAAACTGCCCACCAGATTTTTTTCTACATCGAATTAAAGTTTTTACCCACCACACCAGCATCATTATGTTGCTGGCTGGCAAACTTTTTGGGGTGGGGTGCATTCATTGTTATGAAGCTGAATTATGTCTCCAAAATTGAAGTTTGAATCAAGCATGCCCGATAGATATTCACATACATAATGCACTAGTTAAAAGCAAAAGCAAACTTGGTATTAAGAAAGCCAATTGATTTAAGGAGAGGGCATTCTCATCAAGCTCCAAAAAGAACATTTTCTCCAAAGCAACACTATGTACATAATACCAAAAATTAGAGATCAGAAGGATCCCTAAGCAAGGCCAACCCAAAACTGAGATCTTAGCAATACATGCTGCTGCATCAGTACACATTAAATCCTTGAAAACTTACAGTCATAAACCTTTCCACAAGGTAGTTAAACACCATATCCTATTCTCATCTCTTGTGATGGAACCTCACCTTCAATAAGAACTGCATCTTAACCTGTCAAATATAtatgcaaagaaaaaataaataaattaacagttGATCACTTTTAGAAATTGTTTATGTGACTGTGTATCAACCCAAAAATAACTCACACGATGCACAGTAAGAATATCTGCTAATAAACACTGCAGCAGGAAAAACATATCCTTCCATGTTTTATTGTTCGTATCACTCATACATGACTAGTTAACTACATTTAGGAATGGACAAATCAAAAGACTAAATAGCAAAATTTTACCATAGTAAAgtaataagatataaaatgagAATTGAAACTATAACTTACTTGAGCTGCATCATAAACAATGTACTCATTGTACATAAGCTCAGAGGCCTTGACTCTTGATGGCACTGGTTTGCCACAAGGAACAGTGACATCATCTCTCCACTTCACATATTCCGATTCCTGTGGTACTTTCTTCCCTAGTCCTTTGGTAGAGTGCTTTCCTTCAGGAGGTTTATCCATATACTGAATCACAAAGCAGAAATAAAATACTAAGAAATGGTGTGGAGACATATGCATTACGAGATTATTTTTCCCATTGGCTACACATCATACTGGGTCAAACTTCTGGTTAAATAAATGTGTCCACTATAATACAGAATATCgcacaaaaaattatatagttgCATAAGTTATAGTTGTTATAGGAACCCAATGAATGAGTGCACAAACAATGTTGTCAAGCACAAGCTGAATTAACACACCATTTGTAATTACCCATGTGGACAGCGATAAGAATGTCTGCACTAAAACTCCTACTTGAAAGTAATATCATGAGACAAATGTGACACAATTAAAACATCCAACCACCCAATGAAATGCACATAACAGTACAGGGAAACATCAAGAAGTAGGAAACATGCAGAATGGAATGTGAACTCACTTCTGCCTTCACGCGCGTGTGGACCTCTCCCAAAGCAACTTCACTAAGAAGCATTAGACCAACAGGATTTTTCTTATCAGTGTAGCAATACTGAGCACTTTTACTGACCAGGTCAGCAAAGTATATCCCCTTGCCAAACTATTTTTGAAAGGATTATTAAACAGTTAGTCTTGCAGAATTGTAGGTAGAGTACCAGATTCAGAACTGCAGATGCACctgaacacacacacacacacacatagagGGAGAGCAAGATTGAGAATACCATATAGCCAGTTGCTGGTGCTTCAGGGGGTGCTATTCTCAGTCCTTGGCTAAGTATTCCCACAAAATTAGTCAACCGAGAACCTGCAGAGTGGAAAATTTTACAGCAGATGAGTAAAATATAACACATCACACTTCACTGAAGAAGTGTTTTctctttaataaattaatggCCAATTACCATGCCAGAGGAGCATTCTATTGTTAAGCTTTTCTCGATAAGGAGAAAACTTATCAAATTCTCCTTTCCTTTCAAGTGAAAATACTTCTTCAAGTTCAAGAGACCAATCCTGAGGATATCATAAAACGGCAGATCGTCATTCATGGAAAACCATATATAAGTAAACCGACCAACAAAAAGTCATTGCCAGCAAAATTAGTTCTCAAGGTTCAAGAGAATCTAAAACAAAACCCACCGTATGAGTAGGAGCATGAGTTGTGAGAAGATACTTCTCAATCAATTGATAATCTTCACTATCATGAGGAAGTGGAGCAATATCACAGCAGAGCTTCTGATATTTCTCATCAAGGGAGTCATCACTATCAACATCAAAACCTACCAATCTTGAAGCTATTTCAATGTCCTGGAGAGCTTCCAGCATTTTCACCTACCATAGAAACACAAACAAATTATTGTTGGTCCTCAAAGAAAAAACTACATGAGGCAGAAGAAATAGAGATCTGCATAGTTCAGTTACAGTCCAATATAAATCACATAGTTTGGCAAAAAAAATATCTGAGTACATTTTACTCCAAAATCCTGATCACTGCACACAGTGTGTCATAGAAcagaaaatttaatctctaacAAGTTCCCATTCTTTGGCTACAGAAACTGACATAGAAACCAGAAGGCACAGCTATGACTTTCAGACTTTATTTTGTGCCCTTAAGGAGTATATTCTGGTCTCAAATTTCTGCTAAGTCAGCTTTCAAAAAAAGGGGTCCTTCAATCAAGGTAGTGAAAGGACTAACctaaaaaaagggagagagagaaaaccACAAAGAAGTGATCGAGGTTGCAGGAGAAATTTCTAACTCAAGACATTGACTAATCAGTTTATGTTATGAGCTCCTTCTCCAAGGGGCAATATAAACATCTCACTACGGGGACAAACAACTCTTGAGCCAGGTTCTTATCCAATACAATGCTTAATTTGGAGTTCAATAATCATAAGTACATATAGCttaaagaaattatattgtTGAGTAGTCAATTTGTAGAATAATAATGCTACAATCATGTGACAAACAGATGTAGCAGCCAATAACAAAATGGTTCTTTTGACTAGAAAGTTGTAGAAActgaaaccaaaaccaaaaccttACTAATATGGCGTCAAATTCCCAAATACATCCttcgaaaaaacaaacaaaaaacaattcAACTTTGGTAATTTTcagttagaaaaaaattagaatcaaTCCCATAGCAATAAATGCTtacaaaagatgaaaagattgataattttcaaatacTAAACAAATTTCTTTGGAAAACAGAAAATTTGTAGAACTTCAAGACAAAAGAGGTTTTGACTTACAATCCAACTTTCTAGAACATGCCCTGTGCAGAAATTGTTCATGATAGATAatgaaattactaaattttcagaac from Mangifera indica cultivar Alphonso chromosome 8, CATAS_Mindica_2.1, whole genome shotgun sequence includes:
- the LOC123224493 gene encoding LOB domain-containing protein 16-like, producing MASSGNSSGSPCGACKFLRRKCASDCIFAPYFCSEQGPARFAAIHKVFGASNVSKLLLHVPVADRYEAVVTIAYEAQARIRDPVYGCVAHIFALQQQVAILQAQLMQLKAQLGQNRMDPRNMENQYWLGNTGGVSSFPANYPTYMNSISPQSSFESADRNNDGMNMQEIESCREEFSFQAFANKKRPCNSTDLGELQALALRMMRN